A genome region from Haloactinospora alba includes the following:
- a CDS encoding alpha/beta fold hydrolase has translation MSWLDVPGARLYYETSGSGPLLLLIAGGTDDARDFAGVAPLLAPHFTLVVYDCRGVSRSSATRPEHDVPIPTQADDARRILQAVGTEPAYVFGSSSGAQTGLALAACHPEHVRALVAHEPPAVGLLPDGDPRRTVLGKVRDRYRREGVGAAMETFVAGTGLRGAGDPGKQVPESPEAAVRTRERLERVERNLDFFLAHIVLPTATYLPDTTALRSCRVPVAVGAGAASEGQLAHDTALALARDLVTKPVLFAGGHTGFVTHPTSFAATLRATLRGLAP, from the coding sequence GTGAGCTGGCTGGACGTGCCCGGGGCGCGGTTGTACTACGAGACGTCGGGATCCGGGCCGCTGCTGTTGCTGATCGCTGGCGGTACCGACGACGCTCGCGACTTCGCGGGAGTCGCTCCCCTTCTCGCGCCGCACTTCACCCTCGTTGTCTACGACTGCCGCGGCGTATCGCGCAGCAGCGCCACGCGTCCGGAGCACGATGTTCCGATACCGACCCAGGCCGACGACGCGCGGCGGATACTCCAGGCGGTCGGGACCGAGCCCGCCTACGTCTTCGGTAGCAGTAGCGGCGCGCAGACCGGACTCGCCCTGGCCGCCTGCCATCCGGAACACGTGCGGGCCCTCGTGGCGCACGAGCCTCCCGCCGTCGGGCTCCTGCCCGACGGGGACCCGCGCCGTACCGTCCTGGGCAAGGTACGTGACCGGTACCGCCGCGAGGGGGTCGGCGCGGCGATGGAGACCTTCGTCGCGGGGACCGGACTGCGTGGTGCCGGTGATCCCGGCAAGCAGGTTCCGGAGAGCCCGGAAGCGGCCGTCCGCACCCGGGAGAGACTGGAACGGGTGGAGCGCAATCTCGACTTCTTCCTGGCGCACATCGTTCTGCCCACGGCCACCTACCTGCCCGACACCACCGCGTTGCGCTCCTGCCGCGTACCGGTGGCCGTTGGTGCCGGAGCGGCCTCGGAAGGCCAACTCGCCCACGACACCGCTCTGGCTCTCGCCCGTGACCTGGTGACGAAACCCGTGCTGTTCGCGGGTGGCCACACGGGCTTCGTCACCCACCCCACGTCCTTCGCCGCGACCCTGCGGGCGACCCTGCGCGGTCTTGCCCCCTAG
- a CDS encoding AGE family epimerase/isomerase, producing MAHNSSHTTRSASPSPEQPWLDGQRDALVRWTHRARQPHGFAWLDDDGVPDREKGVQTWITARATHVAALAHLHGDSTAGELAEHGVRALLDSLRDDQEGGWFARIAADGTPVSTDKAGYEHAFVLLAAASATSAAVPSANELLDRASRVVLDHFWDGEAGLCRESWDRSWRAAEPYGGANSNMHMVEAFLATAAATGDTAWARRASRIADFLIGEQARAHGYRLPEHYTPDWQVLPEYNRDRPDDPFRPYGWTPGHSIEWARLLVHLEAALPDPGGELLDHAENLFATAVRHSWSRDGAEGFCYTLDWSDRPVVRLRMHWVAAEAAAAAEVLHRRTRRERYRELAQHWWDHIRTHLVDGRGNWVHELGADNQPSSVVWRGRPDVYHGYTAASLASGLRVPGYAIRSTGNWTD from the coding sequence ATGGCGCACAACAGCAGCCACACCACCCGGTCGGCGTCCCCGAGTCCCGAACAACCGTGGCTGGACGGGCAACGGGACGCCCTCGTGCGGTGGACGCACCGCGCGCGCCAGCCGCACGGTTTCGCGTGGCTGGACGACGACGGCGTTCCCGACCGGGAGAAAGGCGTGCAGACGTGGATCACGGCGCGGGCGACGCACGTCGCCGCGCTCGCCCACCTGCACGGGGACAGCACGGCCGGCGAACTGGCCGAGCACGGGGTGCGCGCCCTGCTCGACTCCCTGCGGGACGACCAGGAGGGCGGGTGGTTCGCCCGGATCGCCGCTGACGGCACCCCCGTCAGCACGGACAAGGCCGGTTACGAGCACGCGTTCGTGCTGCTGGCCGCGGCGAGCGCGACCTCGGCGGCCGTGCCGTCGGCGAATGAGCTTCTCGACCGGGCGAGCCGGGTGGTGCTCGACCACTTCTGGGACGGGGAGGCGGGCCTGTGCCGCGAGTCGTGGGACCGCTCCTGGCGGGCGGCGGAGCCCTACGGCGGGGCCAACAGCAACATGCACATGGTGGAGGCGTTCCTCGCTACCGCCGCCGCCACGGGCGACACCGCGTGGGCACGACGCGCATCGCGCATCGCCGACTTCCTGATCGGTGAACAGGCCCGTGCGCACGGCTACCGGCTGCCCGAGCACTACACCCCGGACTGGCAGGTGCTCCCGGAGTACAACCGGGACCGGCCCGACGACCCGTTCCGCCCCTACGGGTGGACACCCGGCCACTCCATCGAGTGGGCGCGGCTGCTGGTGCACCTGGAGGCGGCACTGCCCGACCCCGGCGGGGAGCTGCTCGACCACGCCGAGAACCTGTTCGCCACGGCGGTGCGCCACTCCTGGTCCCGGGACGGGGCCGAGGGTTTCTGCTACACCCTGGACTGGTCGGACCGGCCCGTGGTGCGGTTGAGAATGCACTGGGTGGCGGCGGAGGCGGCCGCCGCGGCCGAGGTGCTGCACCGCAGGACCCGCCGGGAGCGCTACCGCGAGCTCGCCCAGCACTGGTGGGACCACATCCGCACGCACCTTGTCGACGGCCGGGGAAACTGGGTCCACGAGCTCGGCGCGGACAACCAGCCCTCCTCGGTGGTCTGGCGGGGCCGGCCCGACGTCTACCACGGTTACACGGCAGCGTCCCTGGCCTCGGGACTGCGCGTTCCCGGGTACGCGATCCGGAGCACAGGGAACTGGACCGATTAA
- a CDS encoding carbohydrate kinase family protein produces MIVVGGEALVDLVPEDPVPPPQLAPLAPRLGGGPYNVAIALARMGSPTSFLSRISRDRFGQALLEHLRECGVDVSLVQRGEEPTTLAVVAPEPDGSARYSFYTDGTADRLVADPGPQDARVGALSLGTLSLVLEPGATTYERMLLRESARGVFVALDPNVRGDLIADPAAYRRRFESWLPHVGLLKLSVEDARWLAADGESDPVSQARHWAELGPAAVVLTRGSDGISVLTPDGARVDVAGRRSEVVDTIGAGDTVQAALLHWLDRHDALDAAAVAELTAEDWRAALDFAATAAAITCSRPGADPPSAAELGAA; encoded by the coding sequence GTGATCGTTGTCGGAGGCGAGGCCCTCGTCGACCTCGTGCCGGAGGACCCCGTTCCCCCGCCCCAGCTCGCACCGCTGGCCCCCCGGCTGGGAGGCGGCCCCTACAACGTGGCCATCGCCCTGGCCCGGATGGGGTCGCCGACCTCCTTCCTCTCCCGGATCTCCCGCGACCGGTTCGGTCAGGCCCTGCTGGAACACCTGCGCGAGTGCGGTGTGGACGTGTCGCTGGTGCAGCGGGGGGAGGAGCCCACCACGCTCGCGGTGGTCGCCCCGGAGCCGGACGGGTCCGCGCGCTACAGCTTCTACACCGACGGGACCGCGGACCGGCTGGTGGCCGACCCCGGCCCGCAGGACGCCCGGGTCGGTGCGCTGTCGTTGGGAACCCTGTCGCTGGTGCTCGAACCGGGCGCCACCACCTACGAGAGGATGCTGCTGCGGGAGTCCGCGCGGGGGGTGTTCGTGGCGCTGGACCCGAACGTCCGCGGCGACCTGATCGCGGACCCGGCGGCCTACCGCCGGCGGTTCGAGAGCTGGCTGCCGCACGTGGGGCTGCTCAAACTCTCCGTCGAGGACGCGCGCTGGCTCGCCGCGGACGGGGAGAGCGACCCCGTGTCGCAGGCGCGGCACTGGGCGGAACTGGGCCCGGCGGCGGTGGTGCTCACCCGCGGTTCGGACGGGATCTCCGTCCTCACCCCGGACGGCGCGCGGGTCGACGTCGCGGGCAGACGCTCGGAGGTCGTCGACACCATCGGAGCGGGCGACACGGTGCAGGCTGCCCTCCTGCACTGGCTCGACCGTCACGACGCCCTGGACGCCGCCGCTGTCGCGGAGCTCACCGCCGAGGACTGGCGCGCGGCCCTGGACTTCGCCGCGACCGCCGCCGCGATCACCTGTTCCCGTCCCGGAGCGGACCCCCCGTCCGCCGCCGAACTCGGCGCTGCCTGA
- a CDS encoding cytochrome P450 family protein — translation MPHPSQHPSDALRLDDPEAFADPQALWDRLLERYPGGLAPVFLSEGVPAWLMLTLEVHQRVLQDPETFARDVDHWRDFHNGVIPETSPLRSIYTKRRNVWNVDGPDHRHYRDIVVRALSNISQTRITTHIDEVIDRVIDTFCTEGRADLVTRYASVVPLLVLCRLYGMDANEGVAVCSAQRRVWDGAEDALHAHAQLQRRMTALAEPRRASPGADLVSELVAAGLDDEEIRDHLTFITAAAHEPTAHTIAHALWLLLGRKGERVQLHSGRTVHEAVNASVWHSPPMHTLIGRFATRDVEVGGYTVAAGDCLVMGFGPAQQLLRRDERLDTETNRSYMVFGLGPHSCPSTGRDLGLALAEKAVQLLDRRLPDMVLVDEQWQGVAEGRLSGVESLRVEFTPTDRIYEGAPWQLSASQSTPKTPTETRPRTPSMRLGQWLRWFWPR, via the coding sequence ATGCCGCACCCGAGCCAGCATCCGAGCGACGCCCTCCGACTCGACGATCCCGAGGCGTTCGCCGACCCCCAGGCGCTGTGGGACCGGCTCCTGGAGCGCTACCCCGGAGGGCTCGCGCCCGTGTTCCTGTCCGAGGGGGTGCCGGCCTGGCTCATGCTCACGCTGGAGGTGCACCAGCGGGTCCTGCAGGACCCGGAGACCTTCGCCCGCGACGTCGACCACTGGCGCGACTTCCACAACGGCGTCATCCCGGAGACCTCGCCGCTGCGCAGCATCTACACCAAACGGCGCAACGTGTGGAACGTCGACGGCCCCGACCACAGGCACTATCGGGACATCGTCGTCCGCGCCCTGTCCAACATCTCGCAGACCCGGATCACGACCCACATCGACGAGGTCATCGACCGGGTCATCGACACGTTCTGCACCGAGGGGCGCGCCGACCTGGTCACCCGCTACGCCAGCGTGGTGCCGCTGCTGGTGCTGTGCCGGCTGTACGGCATGGACGCCAACGAGGGTGTCGCGGTGTGCTCGGCCCAGCGGCGGGTGTGGGATGGTGCCGAGGACGCGCTGCACGCCCACGCCCAGCTGCAGCGGCGCATGACGGCCCTGGCCGAGCCCCGCCGGGCGTCGCCCGGAGCCGACCTGGTCTCGGAACTCGTCGCGGCCGGGCTGGACGACGAGGAGATCCGCGACCACCTCACGTTCATCACCGCGGCGGCCCACGAACCGACGGCGCACACCATCGCGCACGCCCTGTGGCTGCTGTTGGGCCGCAAGGGCGAGCGCGTGCAGCTGCACTCGGGCCGCACGGTGCACGAGGCGGTCAACGCGAGCGTGTGGCACTCGCCGCCGATGCACACCCTCATCGGCCGCTTCGCCACCCGCGACGTGGAGGTCGGCGGCTACACCGTGGCCGCCGGCGACTGCCTGGTGATGGGTTTCGGTCCCGCGCAGCAGCTGCTGCGGCGCGACGAGCGCCTGGACACCGAGACCAACCGGTCCTACATGGTCTTCGGCCTGGGACCGCACTCCTGCCCCAGCACCGGACGCGACCTCGGTCTGGCGCTCGCCGAGAAGGCCGTGCAGCTGCTCGACCGCCGCCTGCCCGACATGGTCCTGGTCGACGAGCAGTGGCAGGGGGTGGCCGAGGGCCGACTGAGTGGCGTGGAGTCCCTACGCGTCGAGTTCACCCCCACCGATCGCATCTACGAAGGAGCCCCGTGGCAACTCAGCGCATCGCAATCGACCCCGAAGACCCCGACAGAGACGCGACCGCGCACGCCCTCCATGCGGCTGGGCCAGTGGCTGAGGTGGTTCTGGCCGAGGTGA